From Xylanibacter oryzae DSM 17970, a single genomic window includes:
- a CDS encoding lysophospholipid acyltransferase family protein, producing the protein MGKVFYYIVYAFFYLVSLLPFKLLYVISDFFYILVYSIVGYRKKIVRKNITTSFPEKSAKECKGIEKGFYHFLCDYFLETIKLLSISKATMLKHIEFRNVEKLEECFDNGQSCAAILGHYCNWEWLSAIGISFARHKEAVMGLIYHPLYSKIFDRLFIRIRMSMGGVCVPKKDILRHLLTYRRENRMSLFGYISDQAPKWENIHLWLNFMNHDTPVFTGGERIMRKMKNAVFYVDMERPKRGHYICTFRLITKEPENMGEFEVTKTFFNMLEDTINRDPRYYLWSHNRWKRTREEYQRIHQ; encoded by the coding sequence ATGGGAAAGGTCTTTTATTACATAGTATATGCTTTCTTTTACTTGGTATCTCTCTTGCCATTCAAGTTGCTCTATGTCATATCCGATTTCTTCTATATACTGGTTTACAGCATAGTGGGTTACCGTAAAAAAATAGTAAGAAAGAATATAACGACTTCGTTCCCCGAAAAATCAGCTAAGGAATGCAAGGGTATAGAAAAAGGCTTCTATCATTTTCTGTGCGACTACTTTCTAGAAACTATCAAACTGTTGTCTATAAGTAAAGCCACAATGCTTAAGCACATAGAATTCCGCAATGTGGAAAAGTTAGAAGAATGTTTTGACAACGGACAGTCATGTGCAGCTATACTTGGGCATTACTGCAATTGGGAATGGTTATCTGCCATAGGAATATCATTTGCACGACACAAAGAAGCTGTTATGGGACTGATATATCATCCGCTGTACAGCAAGATATTCGACCGCCTTTTTATCAGAATACGTATGAGCATGGGAGGCGTTTGCGTACCTAAGAAAGATATATTGCGTCATCTGCTTACCTATCGCAGGGAGAACCGCATGTCGCTGTTTGGCTACATATCTGACCAGGCACCCAAATGGGAAAACATACATTTGTGGCTCAACTTCATGAATCATGACACGCCTGTTTTCACGGGTGGGGAGAGAATTATGAGAAAGATGAAAAACGCTGTATTCTATGTTGATATGGAAAGGCCTAAAAGAGGACATTACATATGCACTTTCCGTCTTATAACAAAAGAACCTGAGAATATGGGCGAGTTTGAAGTGACGAAAACTTTCTTCAATATGCTAGAAGATACTATAAATCGTGATCCAAGGTATTACTTGTGGAGCCATAACAGGTGGAAAA